Within Campylobacter jejuni, the genomic segment CTCTTCCTTTGGAGATTGCCTCTTTAACCTTGATGAAATTTTCCTTGTAATTATCTTGATCTAAAAAATTTATAAATTCAGGAATAAATTTTTCTTCATCGATATCTTCTTTTTGAAATTTTTTTCTTTTTTTAAAAGCAAATACAGACAAATAAGCCTTTTTGCTTGTGAAATTTTTATCTTGAAAATATCTATATAGCTCATAATCAGCAAGCATTAAAATATAAAAATCATTTTTATATTTTTCTATAAATTTAAAGCATTTTTTACTTTCTTTGTGGTTAAAGGCTTTTAAAGTGTGTTTTAAATCATGGTAAAAATATTTACCAAAAACAGCATAGTTTTCAAGAGTCACTTAATTCCTTTGCAACCTGTGCGGCAAGTTTTAATTTATTATTATCAAAATGAGTGTAAATTCTTGAGGTATTTAAACTTGCATGCCCTAAAGCTTCTTGAACTAAAACTAAATCTTTTTGCTTTTTATAAAGCAGGGTGGCAAAAGTATGACGCAACATATGAGCACCATTTTTTTGTTTGCGAATTCCTGCACGAAATAAAAGCTGTTCTACTATGCGACTGACATAAGATTGAGTCAGTGGAGTGCCTTTTTTATTGACAAAAAGTAGGGCGTCTTTACTCATATAATTAATACTTACATTTTTAAGCAAATCGTAAATAAGTTCTTTTTTTATCATTACAACACGATATTTATTGCCTTTAGCTCTTATTCTTATGATATAAAGATCGTTTTCTTCGCTAATATCACCCATTTTGATATTGATAGCTTCACTTACCCGTATGCCTGTAAAAATGATGATTTTAATAATAAGTTTATTGCGTATGGTATTGTTTTTAAAATCTGCATTTTTAATAGCATCAAGAAATTTTTTAAGCTCTTCTTCACTCATAAATTCAGGTAATTTTACCCCTTTAGAACCTGCTATACCTGCCCAGTTTTTAAGATTGATATCGAAAATATGTGCTTTTTCATCTTCTTCATTTTGCTTGTCTAAAAAATCAAAAAAATTAATCACAGCAATACGGTAATTTTTTTTGCTTGCATCTGATAAAGCACCTGTTATACTTGCTAAAACTTCTACAATGAGTTCTTCATCAATCTGTTTTAAAGAGTAAAGCTTATAAAAATTTAAATATTCAAATACTTTTTTTAAAGGATTAAAATAAGTATTAACTCCACTTAAACCAGCATTTCTTGCTTTTTTTGCTAGAGCGTCAAGTTCATCAATATTTTTTACACCTTTTGTAAGAGCAAAATTAACTTCTGCTAAAGCTTGTGGATTTTTTAACTCTTTGTTAGATAGTGAGTTGAGTTTAAATTTTACATATTTTGCTAACCAAAATAAGAATGATTTTTCAAAATTTTCTTCACAATCTAAAGGGTATTTCATAAAAACTTTTCCTAAATCTAAAATTTTAGCTTTTTAACTAGAAAAGGTATTTTAGTATTAACTTAGTAAAAAAAAGCTTTTTTAGGAAAAAGTTTGTTTTTATATGCAAGGCAAAAAGATTGAAATATTTTTATTAAATAAATCTTATATCAATCATAAAAAGATATGATAAAAGGTAAAAATATATAAAATTTATAATTTTGTATTGAAAACTGTAATTTTCAAACTTTTTTATATACACCTAGATTATTCTACTTTGATATAGATTAAGCTACTATTTTTACATACTTTTATGATTTTACCTTTTGAGTGAAATAAACTTATCCATAAAATATAATGTAAAAAATTGATAATTTTATTTCGTAAATTAAAATTATATTTTACTTTTCTTGAAAACTATAAAGAATATTTAAAAATTAAATTATTTTATATTATTATCAAAATATACATAAAAATGATAACTTGTGCATTAAATTTTTTAACCCCCTATTCTTGATTTTTAGTTAAAGTAAATATTCTTAGTTATAAAATTT encodes:
- the xerD gene encoding tyrosine-type recombinase/integrase gives rise to the protein MKYPLDCEENFEKSFLFWLAKYVKFKLNSLSNKELKNPQALAEVNFALTKGVKNIDELDALAKKARNAGLSGVNTYFNPLKKVFEYLNFYKLYSLKQIDEELIVEVLASITGALSDASKKNYRIAVINFFDFLDKQNEEDEKAHIFDINLKNWAGIAGSKGVKLPEFMSEEELKKFLDAIKNADFKNNTIRNKLIIKIIIFTGIRVSEAINIKMGDISEENDLYIIRIRAKGNKYRVVMIKKELIYDLLKNVSINYMSKDALLFVNKKGTPLTQSYVSRIVEQLLFRAGIRKQKNGAHMLRHTFATLLYKKQKDLVLVQEALGHASLNTSRIYTHFDNNKLKLAAQVAKELSDS